From a single Osmerus mordax isolate fOsmMor3 chromosome 6, fOsmMor3.pri, whole genome shotgun sequence genomic region:
- the grik3 gene encoding glutamate receptor ionotropic, kainate 3 has protein sequence MRNTWLSPRSSLLEYWTKALLSLFWIQYSCGMPHVIRIGGIFEQTEGPVPFVSSEELAFKFAVNNINRNRTLLPNTTLTYDIQRINIYDSFEASRKACDQLSLGVVAIFGPSHSSSSNAVQSICNALEVPHIQVRWKHHPMDNRDTFYANLYPDYSSLSYAILDLVQFLKWKTATVVYDDSTGLIRLQELIMAPSRYNIRLKIRQLPLDTTDTRPLLKEMKRGREFRIIFDCSHAMAAQILKQAQTMGMMTEYYHYIFTTLDLMAIDLEPYRYCGVNMTGFRILNVDNPHVASIVEKWSTERQIPLKPDSGLLEGIMTTDAALTYDAVHIVSVSYQHAPQMTVNSLQCHRHKPWRFGGRFMSFIKESHWEGLTGRLSFNKTSGLRTDFDLDIISLKEEGLEKVGKWSASGGLNITEVPKRKGMNITDSLANRSLVITTILEEPYVMLKKSDRALVGNDRFEGFCIDLLKELANILGFTYEIRLVPDGKYGSQDEKGQWNGMIRELMEHRADLSVAPLTITYMREKVVDFSKPFLSMGISILYRKPNVTNNGFFSFLNPMTPDIWVYILLAYLGVSCVLFVIARFSPYEWYDAHPCNPGSDVVENNFTLLNSFWFGVGSLMQQGSELMPKALSTRIIGGIWWFFTLIIISSYTANLAAFLTVERMDSPVDSADDIAKQTKIEYGVVKDGATMTFFKKSKVSTFEKMWAFMSSKPSTSLVKSIEDGIQRVLKSDYALLMESTTIDYITKRNCNLTQVGGIIDSKGYGIGTPLGSPYRDKITIAILSILEDGRLHMLKEKWWSGSRCLDEERRETGPMGIQNLGGIFIVLASGLVLSVFVAIAEFVYKLRKTAERDQRSFCSAMVDEIRLSFTCERRVKHKPQPPAAVKTDAVINMHTFNDRRLPGKDNVTCNTGMTPVFP, from the exons GGGGGATTTTCGAACAAACTGAAGGACCGGTTCCATTTGTCAGTTCCGAGGAGCTTGCCTTTAAATTTGCAGTCAATAACATCAACAGAAACAGGACTTTGTTGCCAAACACAACCCTAACGTACGACATACAGAGGATTAATATCTATGACAGTTTTGAGGCATCAAGAAAAG CTTGTGACCAACTGTCGTTAGGTGTAGTGGCAATATTTGGACCATCTCATAGCTCATCTTCAAATGCTGTCCAGTCCATCTGCAACGCATTGGAAGTGCCACACATTCAAGTGCGTTGGAAACATCACCCAATGGACAACAGGGACACCTTTTATGCCAACCTCTACCCGGATTATTCTTCTCTAAGCTACGCCATTCTGGACCTTGTGCAGTTCCTTAAATGGAAAACAGCCACTGTTGTATATGACGACAGCACCG GTCTTATTAGACTACAGGAACTGATAATGGCCCCCTCCAGGTACAACATCAGGCTGAAGATTCGCCAGCTTCCTCTGGACACCACTGACACCAGACCCCTTCttaaggagatgaagagaggcagggagttcCGCATAATTTTCGACTGCAGCCACGCAATGGCCGCCCAGATCCTCAAACAG GCCCAAACCATGGGGATGATGACAGAGTACTACCACTATATCTTCACCACTCTG GACCTGATGGCCATCGACCTGGAGCCGTACCGCTACTGTGGCGTCAACATGACTGGCTTCCGTATCCTCAACGTGGACAACCCTCACGTGGCCTCCATCGTAGAGAAGTGGTCCACGGAGAGGCAGATACCGCTCAAGCCAGATTCAGGCCTGCTGGAGGGGATTATGACG ACAGATGCAGCTCTGACCTACGATGCGGTCCACATTGTGTCCGTATCCTACCAGCACGCCCCTCAGATGACGGTCAACTCCCTGCAGTGCCATCGTCACAAACCTTGGCGCTTCGGTGGGAGGTTCATGAGTTTCATAAAAGAG TCCCACTGGGAAGGTTTGACCGGCCGGTTATCATTCAACAAGACTAGTGGCCTACGCACCGACTTTGACCTGGACATAATTAGTCTGAAAGAGGAAGGTCTGGAAAAG GTGGGGAAGTGGAGTGCGTCCGGAGGTCTCAACATCACAGAGGTGCCCAAGCGGAAAGGGATGAACATCACAGACTCGCTGGCCAACCGCTCTCTAGTCATCACCACCATCCTG gaAGAACCATACGTCATGCTTAAGAAGTCTGACAGGGCGCTGGTGGGCAACGACCGCTTTGAGGGATTCTGCATCGACTTGCTGAAGGAGCTGGCCAACATCCTGGGCTTCACCTACGAGATCCGCCTAGTGCCCGACGGAAAGTACGGTTCCCAGGATGAAAAGGGCCAGTGGAATGGCATGATCAGGGAACTGATGGAACAT AGAGCAGACTTGTCCGTGGCACCTCTGACGATCACCTACATGCGTGAGAAAGTGGTGGACTTTTCCAAGCCTTTCTTGAGTATGGGCATCAGCATCCTATATCGCAAGCCCAACGTCACCAACAATGGTTTCTTCTCGTTCCTTAACCCCATGACCCCCGACATCTGGGTGTACATACTTCTGGCATACCTGGGGGTCAGCTGTGTCCTCTTCGTCATCGCCAG aTTCAGTCCTTACGAATGGTATGATGCCCATCCTTGTAACCCAGGATCGGATGTTGTGGAGAACAATTTCACCCTCTTGAACAGCTTCTGGTTCGGTGTGGGCTCCCTGATGCAGCAAG GCTCAGAGCTGATGCCCAAAGCCCTCTCCACCAGGATCATAGGGGGGATCTGGTGGTTCTTCACCCTGATCATCATCTCCTCCTACACGGCTAACTTGGCGGCCTTCCTCACCGTGGAGAGGATGGATTCACCTGTGGACTCAGCAGACGACATTGCCAAGCAGACCAAGATTGAATACGGAGTGGTCAAAGATGGAGCCACCATGACTTTCTTTAAG AAATCTAAGGTTTCCACTTTTGAGAAGATGTGGGCCTTTATGAGTAGCAAGCCAAGCACATCGCTGGTCAAGTCTATTGAAGATGGTATCCAGAGGGTTCTCAAGTCAGACTATGCCCTTCTCATGGAGTCTACAACCATCGACTACATCACAAAAAGGAACTGCAACCTGACACAGGTTGGAGGAATTATTGACAGCAAAGGCTATGGGATCGGCACTCCCTTAG GCTCCCCATACAGGGACAAGATCACCATAGCCATCCTGAGTATCCTTGAAGATGGCCGTCTTCACATGCTGAAGGAGAAGTGGTGGAGTGGGAGCAGATGTTTGGACGAGGAGCGCCGGGAGACGGGCCCTATGGGCATTCAGAACCTGGGCGGTATCTTCATCGTGCTGGCCTCAGGCCTGGTCCTATCCGTCTTTGTGGCCATCGCCGAGTTCGTTTACAAGCTGAGGAAAACGGCGGAACGCGACCAG AGGTCTTTCTGCAGTGCCATGGTGGACGAGATCAGACTGTCGTTCACCTGCGAGAGGCGGGTGAAACacaagccccagcccccagccgcGGTGAAGACGGATGCAGTGATCAACATGCACACCTTCAACGACCGACGACTCCCGGGAAAGGACAACGTGACATGCAACACTGGGATGACCCCTGTGTTCCCGTGA